The genomic region GGCATGCGGGCTCCATCTGGAATCTATATCTACTCCCTCATGAGTTGCGACCAGGTCTACTGCGGAAGGATGATCTTACTCGACTAAGAGGGTCGGGATCGTCTCCGACTGGTGAGCAACAGGAAAGAAATGTCAAGAGTAAAGATTTGACCCCTTTTTTCCCCCTTTTTTTGGTAGCGGGGACCGAGCTTCGTTTGAACCACATTCTATTATGGATCAGGGGATTCACAGTGTCAGAATCCTCCGAACAGACTCTTGATGTAGCCAAAGATTCGAGCCTTCAGGCCGGCCGGGCTTGAAATCATCATGAAGGGTGCCTGCAGGGGGATGGAGCCCCATTCGTACGGCTCTGGATCGATAAGCAGGGAATACCGGACATTTTCTGGTCGCAGAGGGATGCTATGAAATCATTCTTGAATTTATACTCTATCAGTAATTACCTGTTCAGCACCTTAAAGGTTACAGTACAATGTTATATGTCATTATAGAAACAGTTGATTTGTTGATTCGTTCCAGTTTTACTATTTTCGTATCAGAAAAGTAAGGAGGCTGTCATGAAACTTGTTCTAATTCTGATTTCCATTCTCTTTATCCTGTCTTCTATTGAAGGATGCGGTGAGCAATCTGAACAGGAAGCGGCTCCTGAACAGATTCCGGAAGAGATGAGTATCGATACGGTAGCTCTTTCAGTCACCGATACCATTGGAGTGTTTTACGGAGATACAACGCTGGAGTTCGGAAGCCTGAACCGCGTACGGATCGATGAACATGGAAACATCTTTGCCCTGGACGGAAGGAAATCAACTCTGAAAGTATTCTCATTCGAAGGAGATTTTCAGGAAACCATTGGAAGATTCGGATCCGGTCCGGGTGAGTTTCAGTATCCCACAGGTTTTGTTTTTCTTCGCGGCGGTGGGCTGCTTGTTAGCGATTTCGGCGGAAATGCTCTGGTCTTCTTCGATACAACCTGTGCTTTCGATCATCAGATACCTGGATTCTTTCCTGTTGCACCGGTTGAACCGGTCACAGGGCCGGGCAAAACTTTCATAGCAGGTTCTATGGATTTTCAGCAGAATGAAGACGGTTACTCGGGAACAAGCTTCCTCGGCAGATATACGGGAGAGGACATGGATCCAGAACTGATATACCGCAGTTATCCCCTCTCTATCACATTGAGTGTTACGAACGGGGAGCAGAACGTTAATGTCGATAATGTAGACTGTGTGTGGGAATCAGACCTGAATGGTGCGGTATACTTCGCTGTAAGAAGTGACAGCACCTATTGCGTGGAGCGATTCGATCCGGATGCAAACCCGTCCATCATTGTGGAACGTGAATGGGAGCGTATTCCCAAGACCGAGGAGGAATTGGCGGAGGGTGTACTGAACGAAGGGCTGAGCCGGCACGATGACGGTTCGACAACCGTTCGTCGTTATGAAGCTGAGGATCTGGATCTCTACCATCTGGCTATCGAGACTCTGAGCACCGATCAGGATGGAAATGTCTGGGTAGGTCAGGGTTACACGAGCATACCAACATTCGAGGTTTATAATGAGGCTGGTGTACTTCTGAGAGTGGTGAC from Candidatus Aegiribacteria sp. harbors:
- a CDS encoding 6-bladed beta-propeller codes for the protein MKLVLILISILFILSSIEGCGEQSEQEAAPEQIPEEMSIDTVALSVTDTIGVFYGDTTLEFGSLNRVRIDEHGNIFALDGRKSTLKVFSFEGDFQETIGRFGSGPGEFQYPTGFVFLRGGGLLVSDFGGNALVFFDTTCAFDHQIPGFFPVAPVEPVTGPGKTFIAGSMDFQQNEDGYSGTSFLGRYTGEDMDPELIYRSYPLSITLSVTNGEQNVNVDNVDCVWESDLNGAVYFAVRSDSTYCVERFDPDANPSIIVEREWERIPKTEEELAEGVLNEGLSRHDDGSTTVRRYEAEDLDLYHLAIETLSTDQDGNVWVGQGYTSIPTFEVYNEAGVLLRVVTIPELEGIRGLRFCFLNGMLAYDYAPVDYPKIYLLDF